From Apium graveolens cultivar Ventura chromosome 9, ASM990537v1, whole genome shotgun sequence, the proteins below share one genomic window:
- the LOC141683855 gene encoding uncharacterized protein LOC141683855, whose protein sequence is MDPATQPPPTQPNHHHTSACINCGGPTSFPLPPKISDINSPPPVYVPIRAPAINLPPNPQNTQQAIILTPVPQSQETPVLESPYNFQIPIKKINCQSDVQRFQASPTCKNFLGFVVSLSEAIKGHKLSDPCHESAKSLSLLSILETLERFVDEIPPLPQAARYGNLAYRDWHERMTEKAEEFVGELVGDDLKGAVVELVPYFSDSFGNWNRVDYGTGHETNFSAFLYCLARLGVIRNEDYHAVVSRVFVKYLDLMRKLQLVYNLEPAGSHGVWGLDDYHFLPFIFGSSQLIDHKYMKPKSIHNDDIIENFSKEYLYLSCIAFVKKVKKGLFAEHSPLLDDISGVPNWKKVNGGLLKMYKVEVLEKVPIMQHFLFGSIIPWE, encoded by the coding sequence ATGGATCCGGCGACCCAACCACCCCCAACCCAACCCAATCACCACCATACCTCCGCCTGCATAAACTGCGGCGGCCCAACATCATTTCCACTGCCCCCAAAGATCTCCGACATTAACTCACCACCACCAGTGTATGTACCCATCAGAGCACCCGCAATTAATCTCCCCCCAAATCCCCAAAATACCCAACAGGCAATCATATTAACCCCAGTTCCTCAATCCCAAGAAACCCCAGTTCTTGAATCTCCTTATAATTTTCAAATACCCATCAAGAAAATTAATTGCCAGTCTGATGTTCAGCGGTTTCAGGCGTCGCCCACTTGTAAAAACTTCTTGGGGTTCGTTGTTTCGCTTTCGGAAGCGATAAAGGGGCATAAATTGTCTGACCCATGTCATGAATCTGCGAAAAGTTTGAGTCTTTTGTCAATTCTTGAAACCCTAGAGAGGTTTGTTGATGAGATTCCTCCGTTGCCTCAGGCAGCGAGGTACGGGAACTTAGCGTATCGAGATTGGCATGAGAGAATGACTGAAAAGGCTGAGGAGTTTGTGGGGGAGTTAGTTGGGGATGATTTGAAAGGGGCTGTTGTGGAGTTAGTGCCTTATTTTAGTGATAGTTTTGGGAATTGGAATAGGGTAGATTATGGGACGGGTCACGAGACCAATTTTTCTGCGTTTTTGTATTGTTTGGCTAGGTTAGGTGTTATTAGGAATGAGGATTATCATGCTGTGGTTTCGAGAGTGTTTGTTAAGTACTTGGATTTAATGAGGAAGTTGCAGTTGGTTTATAATCTTGAGCCTGCCGGGTCTCATGGTGTTTGGGGACTTGACGATTATCATTTTCTGCCGTTTATTTTTGGGTCGTCTCAGTTGATTGATCACAAGTATATGAAGCCAAAGTCGATTCATAATGATGATATTATTGAGAATTTTTCCAAAGAGTATTTGTATCTTTCGTGCATTGCTTTTGTGAAGAAGGTGAAGAAAGGTTTGTTTGCAGAGCATTCTCCTTTGTTGGATGATATTAGTGGCGTGCCAAACTGGAAGAAGGTTAACGGTGGATTGCTTAAGATGTATAAGGTGGAGGTTTTGGAGAAGGTTCCTATCATGCAGCATTTCTTGTTTGGATCCATCATTCCTTG